In a single window of the Olivibacter sp. SDN3 genome:
- a CDS encoding UbiX family flavin prenyltransferase, with amino-acid sequence MSKRKIIIGISGATGIQYGIKALELLRTLDVESHVIISKAAELVRSYETDLKHDAIVSLADKVYATADVGAALSSGSFKTMGMLIAPCSVKTMSEIATGVTSSLLSRAADVTLKERRRLVLLFRETPLHAGHLKTMLQVTEMGGIIMPPVPAFYMHPQSIDEMVTHTVARALDLFGFDIAIPRWKDQ; translated from the coding sequence ATGAGCAAAAGGAAAATAATTATTGGTATTAGTGGGGCAACAGGTATACAGTACGGTATAAAGGCTTTAGAACTATTGCGTACATTGGATGTCGAAAGTCATGTGATCATTAGCAAAGCTGCTGAGCTGGTACGTAGTTACGAAACAGACCTTAAACACGATGCCATTGTCTCTTTAGCAGATAAAGTATATGCAACAGCTGATGTGGGGGCAGCACTATCCAGTGGATCGTTTAAAACCATGGGTATGCTTATTGCCCCCTGCTCTGTCAAAACGATGTCTGAAATAGCAACAGGGGTAACCAGTTCGCTATTGTCGAGAGCTGCAGATGTTACTTTAAAGGAACGAAGAAGATTAGTATTACTTTTCCGGGAAACCCCCTTACATGCCGGGCACCTGAAAACGATGCTGCAAGTAACGGAGATGGGAGGAATTATTATGCCTCCCGTACCAGCATTTTATATGCATCCTCAGTCTATTGACGAGATGGTGACCCATACGGTAGCCAGAGCTTTGGATCTATTCGGTTTTGATATCGCTATTCCTAGGTGGAAAGATCAGTAA